One window of the Strix uralensis isolate ZFMK-TIS-50842 chromosome 3, bStrUra1, whole genome shotgun sequence genome contains the following:
- the GJB7 gene encoding gap junction beta-7 protein isoform X1 — protein MSWGFLHHLLSGMNKYSTGIGRIWVAVVFIFRLLVYIVAAENIWKYEHDEFECNIKQPGCENVCFDHFFPVSHIRLWALQLIMVSTPSLLVVFHVAYRENREKRHNQKLYKSPGEIDGGLLCTYLISLILKTGFEIFFLILFYKLYNGFKVPSLVKCDIRPCPNTVDCYISKPTEKMIFLYFLVVTSCLCIVLNLSELSYLIFKYSIKCYLKRYIKKDQGSEGDCHKSEIIVSKRQKSAEGAYAINRAQPPSLSARSQSHFPFRKCLVYSVFNGMA, from the exons ATGAGCTGGGGATTCCTACATCACCTGCTGAGTGGAATGAATAAATATTCCACAGGAATTGGAAGAATTTGGGTGGCAGTTGTGTTCATATTCCGCTTACTGGTTTACATTGTGGCTGCAGAAAACATCTGGAAATACGAACATGATGAATTTGAATGCAATATCAAGCAGCCTGGTTGTGAAAATGTCTGCTTTGaccattttttccctgtttcccaCATCAGACTTTGGGCTTTGCAATTAATCATGGTCTCCACCCCTTCACTCTTGGTTGTTTTCCATGTTGCTTACCGAGAGAACAGAGAGAAACGCCACAACCAGAAACTTTATAAAAGTCCAGGAGAGATAGATGGTGGATTGCTGTGCACTTACCTTATCagccttattttaaaaacaggatttgaaatattttttctcattctgttttataAATTGTACAATGGATTCAAAGTACCAAGTCTTGTGAAATGCGACATAAGACCATGTCCCAATACCGTAGACTGCTATATTTCCAAACCCACAGAGAAGATgattttcctctattttctggTGGTAACTTCATGCCTGTGCATTGTATTAAATCTAAGTGAATTGAGTTATCTCATTTTCAAATACTCCATAAAATGTTATCTGAAGAGGTACATCAAGAAAGATCAAGGCTCAGAGGGCGACTGCCACAAATCAGAAATAATTG TCAGCAAGAGGCAGAAGAGCGCGGAGGGAGCCTATGCCATCAATAGAGCACAACCACCGAGTTTATCTGCAAGATCACAATCTCACTTCCCTTTCAGAAAGTGCCTTGTTTATTCAGTTTTTAATGGTATGGCATAA
- the GJB7 gene encoding gap junction beta-7 protein isoform X2, which translates to MSWGFLHHLLSGMNKYSTGIGRIWVAVVFIFRLLVYIVAAENIWKYEHDEFECNIKQPGCENVCFDHFFPVSHIRLWALQLIMVSTPSLLVVFHVAYRENREKRHNQKLYKSPGEIDGGLLCTYLISLILKTGFEIFFLILFYKLYNGFKVPSLVKCDIRPCPNTVDCYISKPTEKMIFLYFLVVTSCLCIVLNLSELSYLIFKYSIKCYLKRYIKKDQGSEGDCHKSEIIGHNRPAAVGQFHNSSPSLPLNVQDKCEKSSLLT; encoded by the coding sequence ATGAGCTGGGGATTCCTACATCACCTGCTGAGTGGAATGAATAAATATTCCACAGGAATTGGAAGAATTTGGGTGGCAGTTGTGTTCATATTCCGCTTACTGGTTTACATTGTGGCTGCAGAAAACATCTGGAAATACGAACATGATGAATTTGAATGCAATATCAAGCAGCCTGGTTGTGAAAATGTCTGCTTTGaccattttttccctgtttcccaCATCAGACTTTGGGCTTTGCAATTAATCATGGTCTCCACCCCTTCACTCTTGGTTGTTTTCCATGTTGCTTACCGAGAGAACAGAGAGAAACGCCACAACCAGAAACTTTATAAAAGTCCAGGAGAGATAGATGGTGGATTGCTGTGCACTTACCTTATCagccttattttaaaaacaggatttgaaatattttttctcattctgttttataAATTGTACAATGGATTCAAAGTACCAAGTCTTGTGAAATGCGACATAAGACCATGTCCCAATACCGTAGACTGCTATATTTCCAAACCCACAGAGAAGATgattttcctctattttctggTGGTAACTTCATGCCTGTGCATTGTATTAAATCTAAGTGAATTGAGTTATCTCATTTTCAAATACTCCATAAAATGTTATCTGAAGAGGTACATCAAGAAAGATCAAGGCTCAGAGGGCGACTGCCACAAATCAGAAATAATTGGTCACAACAGaccagcagctgtgggacagtTCCACAACAGCTCCCCGTCCTTGCCTCTGAATGTACAAGACAAATGTGAGAAAAGTTCCCTGTTGACTTGA